The following are encoded together in the Primulina tabacum isolate GXHZ01 chromosome 18, ASM2559414v2, whole genome shotgun sequence genome:
- the LOC142532359 gene encoding uncharacterized protein LOC142532359 — protein sequence MAGHNELRAVASTYHQKIKFPLGNQVGEVRGDQTSSRKCYVEAVRVYQKKARRKGKRISGGEDAERAVEEGEVHFVAEEEQEMVEIWPGREIRVARDLDLSTRADQIQEIQFLTWLSNVVLVQKAAGKWMMCVDFRDLNKACPKDHYSLPSINQLVDSTSGYELLSFMDAYQGYHQISLANNDQDKSNFITSGGSFCCVVMPFELKNIGATYQHLMNKVFDKQLGRNVEVYVNDIWPCSQRTELQYIEVEKIALALVVTSRKLRSYFLSHQIIVLTNSPLRRIMTHSEVSGRMIKWTVELGEYDIEYRP from the exons ATGGCCGGCCATAATGAACTAAGGGCTGTAGCATCCACATATCATCAGAAGATAAAATTCCCATTGGGGAATCAAGTGGGAGAAGTCCGGGGAGATCAGACTTCCTCCCGGAAATGTTATGTGGAAGCGGTCCGGGTATATCAGAAGAAGGCGAGGAGGAAGGGGAAGAGAATAAGTGGTGGTGAGGATGCGGAGAGGGCAGTAGAGGAGGGGGAAGTTCATTTTGTAGCGGAGGAAGAGCAGGAAATGGTGGAAATTTGGCCAGGCAGGGAGATCCGGGTGGCTCGAGATCTCGACTTATCCACCCGG GCcgaccaaattcaagaaatacaATTTCTTACCTGGCTCTCAAATGTGGTATTGGTACAAAAGGCTGCCGGAAAGTGGATGATGTGTGTTGATTTTAGAGATCTCAACAAGGCTTGCCCCAAAGACCATTATTCTTTGCCCAGTATTAATCAATTGGTGGATTCCACCTCGGGGTATGAATTACTTAGTTTCATGGATGCTTATCAGGGGTACCATCAAATCTCCCTGGCCAATAATGATCAAGACAAATCCAACTTCATTACCTCGGGAGGCTCCTTTTGCtgtgttgtcatgccttttgagTTAAAGAATATTGGGGCTACATATCAGCATTTAATGAACAAAGTATTTGATAAGCAGTTGGGGAGGAATGTGGAGGTTTATGTCAATGATATTTGG CCATGCTCTCAGAGGACTGAGCTCCAGTACATTGAAGTAGAGAAGATAGCCCTGGCTTTGGTTGTGACCTCCCGGAAACTGCGGTCTTATTTTCTGTCGCATCAAATTATTGTGCTTACCAACAGTCCTC